A window of Brachybacterium fresconis contains these coding sequences:
- a CDS encoding ABC transporter permease gives MNATALPDLSPTHAESADGPGPADGSSPSVDRRRRLDVPLLASGAFLALVVLLALIGPLLVDDPGEQDLLQRLSPPGTDGHLLGTDQLGRDVLARLVIGSRISVLVGVTAALLSGVIGSMIGIMAGYMGGWTDRLLMRLTDVQLAFPTLLLALAVIGFVGPSLATVIVVLGITGWVSYARVLRSEVLSLRTREFVEAAQVMGVPAHRIMIRHMLPNVTGPLATILTLQVGTVILAEAALSFLGLGIPATIATWGSMLADGQLYMGTAWWLAVFPGTALLLTVLSINIAGDAVRDRFDPRTYTS, from the coding sequence ATGAACGCCACCGCCCTTCCCGATCTCTCCCCCACCCATGCCGAATCCGCTGACGGACCGGGACCCGCTGACGGATCCAGCCCGTCGGTCGACCGACGTCGACGCCTCGACGTCCCCCTGCTGGCCTCGGGCGCTTTCCTCGCCCTGGTGGTGCTGCTCGCGCTCATCGGCCCACTGCTCGTCGACGACCCCGGCGAGCAGGACCTGCTGCAGCGCCTCTCCCCACCCGGCACCGACGGGCACCTGCTCGGCACCGACCAGCTGGGACGGGACGTCCTGGCCCGCCTGGTCATCGGCAGCCGGATCTCGGTGCTCGTGGGAGTGACCGCCGCGCTGCTCTCCGGCGTGATCGGCTCGATGATCGGGATCATGGCCGGCTACATGGGTGGCTGGACCGACCGTCTGCTCATGCGCCTGACGGACGTGCAGCTCGCCTTCCCCACCCTGCTGCTCGCCCTCGCCGTGATCGGCTTCGTGGGCCCGAGCCTCGCCACCGTGATCGTGGTGCTGGGAATCACCGGCTGGGTCTCCTACGCCCGGGTGCTGCGCTCCGAGGTGCTGTCCCTGCGCACGCGCGAGTTCGTCGAGGCCGCCCAGGTGATGGGCGTGCCCGCGCACCGCATCATGATCCGGCACATGCTCCCGAACGTCACCGGACCCCTCGCCACGATCCTCACCCTCCAGGTGGGCACCGTGATCCTCGCCGAGGCGGCGCTGAGCTTCCTCGGCCTCGGCATCCCCGCCACGATCGCCACCTGGGGCTCGATGCTGGCCGACGGCCAGCTGTACATGGGCACCGCCTGGTGGCTCGCCGTGTTCCCGGGCACCGCGCTGCTGCTGACCGTGCTGTCGATCAACATCGCCGGGGACGCCGTGCGCGACCGTTTCGATCCGAGGACGTACACGTCATGA
- a CDS encoding ABC transporter permease, producing the protein MSTSPAPSPSSAPSAETSTATTSPTSPAPSSRRHLLRAALTRLLSSLGVLWAAVTVVFVLSRASGDPVAQLLPENANPEQVAQMQATLGLDRPLIVQYLDFLGGLVRLDLGDSLLYREPVTSLIAERIPATALLAAAALLITVVVAFLAGSIAAMRRGTGVDRTVMGAVLVGQSTPAFWVGILLVLLFGVQLRVLPAAGYGTLAHLVLPATTLAIFSVAVVARLLRSSLIEVMGQDHVRTARAKGAGEVRVLLGHSLRNASMPVITVLGLELGALLGGAILTEQIFNWPGIGRLTIDAISFRDFPLVQGTVVLFAVTFIVVNLLVDLSYAIIDPRVRTEA; encoded by the coding sequence ATGAGCACCTCACCCGCACCGTCCCCGTCGTCCGCCCCGTCGGCGGAGACGTCGACCGCGACGACGAGCCCGACGTCACCTGCCCCGTCCTCGCGTCGACACCTGCTCCGCGCCGCGCTCACCCGTCTGCTCTCCTCCCTCGGAGTCCTGTGGGCCGCCGTCACCGTCGTCTTCGTCCTCTCGCGAGCCTCCGGCGACCCCGTCGCCCAGCTGCTCCCGGAGAACGCGAACCCTGAACAGGTCGCCCAGATGCAGGCCACCCTGGGGCTGGACCGACCCCTGATCGTGCAGTACCTCGACTTCCTCGGCGGGCTGGTGCGCCTGGACCTCGGCGACTCCCTGCTGTACCGGGAACCGGTCACCTCCCTGATCGCCGAGCGCATCCCCGCGACCGCCCTGCTCGCGGCGGCGGCACTGCTGATCACCGTCGTGGTCGCCTTCCTCGCCGGATCGATCGCCGCGATGCGCCGCGGCACCGGCGTGGACCGCACGGTGATGGGCGCGGTGCTGGTGGGCCAGTCCACTCCGGCGTTCTGGGTGGGCATCCTGCTGGTCCTCCTGTTCGGGGTCCAGCTGAGGGTTCTGCCCGCGGCGGGTTACGGCACCCTGGCCCATCTCGTCCTGCCCGCCACGACGCTCGCGATCTTCTCCGTCGCCGTCGTCGCCCGCCTGCTGCGCTCCTCCCTCATCGAGGTCATGGGCCAGGACCACGTACGCACCGCCCGTGCCAAGGGCGCCGGAGAAGTCCGCGTGCTGCTGGGCCACTCCCTGCGCAACGCCTCGATGCCCGTGATCACCGTGCTGGGCCTCGAGCTCGGGGCACTGCTGGGCGGAGCGATCCTCACCGAGCAGATCTTCAACTGGCCCGGCATCGGCCGGCTCACGATCGACGCCATCAGCTTCCGCGACTTCCCGCTGGTCCAGGGCACCGTGGTGCTCTTCGCCGTGACATTCATCGTGGTGAACCTGCTGGTGGACCTCTCCTACGCGATCATCGACCCCCGTGTGAGGACCGAGGCATGA
- a CDS encoding ABC transporter substrate-binding protein, whose amino-acid sequence MTSLPRPTRRDALRLGAGGSALGALALTAGCGSEPAAGDARALRIAQKSEPTGLDPHLESGLDGMNVLINIFDTLTMRDSSNELVPRLATSWEAVDEHRWRFHLREGVTFHNGESFDAASVKFSIERLIDPATESTIIELRAVDHVEIVDEHTVDIVMADPDPVIPEKVSLFGGVMLPPGYLEDVGDEEFAAQPVGTGPFRFVSWRKAQLLRLEANAEHWNGRPAFDELHFTAMPNPASALAGIQSDVVDMVSALDPEAALQLEGYKDVALDKYPGIRMYFVVLDTEHEILRDERVRRALNHAVDVPLLIEAVLNDSGREAATIVPQEAFGYVPDIPPPERDPDLARELLAEAGHADGIELRFTSSNKEQLVCEALAGMLGDVGVTLDLELLEPGTFAERLESDDPSSLGSMYLTGSTGWTLDGGATLQSYIRSDRRRSRIRSDHADALMDTIEQTIDPDTRLEALQEMQQWLHDEAPFLFLYQADLDFATNGEITWEPNVNGTLAMETAR is encoded by the coding sequence ATGACATCTCTGCCTCGTCCCACCCGCCGTGACGCGTTGCGTCTGGGGGCCGGCGGTTCCGCGCTGGGCGCCCTCGCACTCACCGCCGGATGCGGGAGCGAGCCCGCAGCGGGCGATGCCCGCGCCCTGCGGATCGCCCAGAAGAGCGAGCCCACGGGGCTCGATCCGCATCTCGAGAGCGGCTTGGACGGCATGAACGTGCTCATCAACATCTTCGACACCCTCACGATGCGCGACAGCAGCAACGAACTCGTCCCGCGCCTGGCGACATCGTGGGAAGCCGTCGACGAGCACCGCTGGCGCTTCCATCTCCGCGAAGGCGTCACCTTCCACAACGGGGAGTCCTTCGACGCCGCGAGCGTGAAGTTCTCGATCGAGCGGCTCATCGACCCCGCGACCGAATCGACCATCATCGAGCTGCGCGCCGTCGACCACGTCGAGATCGTCGATGAGCACACCGTGGACATCGTCATGGCCGATCCCGACCCCGTGATCCCCGAGAAGGTCTCGCTGTTCGGCGGGGTGATGCTCCCGCCCGGCTACCTCGAGGACGTGGGGGACGAGGAGTTCGCCGCCCAGCCCGTGGGCACCGGCCCGTTCCGCTTCGTCTCCTGGCGCAAGGCCCAGCTGCTGCGCCTGGAGGCGAACGCCGAGCACTGGAACGGCCGCCCCGCCTTCGACGAGCTCCACTTCACGGCCATGCCCAATCCCGCCTCGGCGCTGGCCGGCATCCAGAGCGATGTGGTGGACATGGTCTCCGCGCTCGACCCCGAGGCCGCCCTCCAGCTCGAGGGCTACAAGGACGTCGCCCTGGACAAGTACCCCGGGATCCGCATGTACTTCGTCGTGCTCGACACCGAGCACGAGATCCTGCGCGACGAGCGCGTGCGCCGCGCCCTGAACCACGCCGTGGACGTGCCGCTGCTCATCGAAGCAGTGCTCAACGACTCCGGCCGCGAGGCGGCGACCATCGTGCCCCAGGAAGCATTCGGCTACGTGCCGGACATCCCGCCGCCCGAGCGCGATCCGGACCTCGCCCGGGAGCTGCTCGCCGAGGCCGGGCACGCGGACGGCATCGAGCTGCGCTTCACCTCCTCGAACAAGGAGCAGCTGGTCTGCGAGGCCCTCGCCGGGATGCTCGGCGACGTCGGCGTGACGCTCGACCTCGAGCTGCTCGAACCCGGCACCTTCGCCGAGCGCCTCGAATCCGACGACCCCTCCTCGCTGGGGTCGATGTACCTCACGGGCTCGACGGGATGGACCCTCGACGGAGGCGCGACGCTGCAGTCCTACATCCGCTCCGACCGCCGGCGCAGCCGCATCCGCTCGGACCATGCCGATGCTCTGATGGACACGATCGAGCAGACCATCGACCCCGATACCCGGCTCGAAGCCCTCCAGGAGATGCAGCAGTGGCTGCACGACGAGGCTCCGTTCCTGTTCCTCTACCAGGCAGACCTCGACTTCGCGACCAACGGCGAGATCACCTGGGAGCCCAACGTCAACGGCACGCTCGCGATGGAGACCGCCCGATGA
- a CDS encoding helix-turn-helix domain-containing protein, translating to MGDDVNTSARSVADKVMALVHALGTAEEPLRLGALAEVSGTSKATARRLLLDLCTQGYAHSPGRGLYLPGPRLQGLAAAVVRHDPLGGVIAESLGALARATGHVAARVGVADGRAVVLGLENPQRLPLALQVGDELPGHPLWADDADFGGVGSGAGPGTRVGSATESLMEYPTASTWMLAAPASTDRTTFLVLVGLAFMRPQDDTAAQLLAGHARALGGSPEGLRDVG from the coding sequence ATGGGAGACGACGTCAACACCTCCGCGCGCAGCGTCGCGGACAAGGTCATGGCCCTGGTGCACGCCCTGGGCACGGCCGAGGAGCCGTTGCGTCTGGGGGCGTTGGCCGAGGTCAGCGGCACGAGCAAGGCCACGGCGCGGCGGCTGCTGCTGGACCTGTGCACGCAGGGCTATGCGCATTCGCCCGGGCGCGGCCTGTACCTTCCGGGCCCGCGCCTGCAGGGCCTGGCGGCTGCGGTGGTGCGCCACGACCCGCTCGGCGGGGTGATCGCGGAGTCTCTCGGCGCTCTCGCCCGGGCGACGGGCCACGTCGCGGCGCGCGTCGGCGTCGCCGACGGCCGGGCCGTGGTGCTGGGGCTCGAGAACCCCCAGCGACTGCCGCTCGCCCTGCAGGTGGGGGACGAGCTGCCGGGGCATCCGCTATGGGCCGACGACGCCGACTTCGGCGGGGTCGGCTCCGGGGCGGGACCCGGAACCCGGGTCGGATCGGCGACGGAGTCCCTCATGGAATACCCGACGGCGTCGACCTGGATGCTCGCCGCTCCCGCGAGCACTGATCGCACCACCTTCCTGGTGCTGGTGGGTCTCGCCTTCATGCGCCCGCAGGACGACACCGCCGCGCAGCTGCTCGCCGGGCACGCCCGCGCCCTCGGAGGGTCCCCGGAGGGTCTGCGCGATGTCGGCTGA
- a CDS encoding serine hydrolase domain-containing protein, with protein sequence MPVDLIGRDVQDLLGRARGDGQFSGAAWAVGTSAGVQRSGEVGTFARDEHRPIGPDALFDLASVTKPIVGLALLRLVDRGALDLDATVGEVLEDWPEGPMAHADLRSLLTHTSGAPGPTPLWREHEGRAALLQALAELEFTASGSWRYSSMGFIVLGLVAERVAGMSLDQLVAREITEPFGMTSTGYGPVPADRAVATEDCPWRGHVVRGEVHDENAVVLGGIAGHAGLFGTAGDLGLLGAGLLRGDLFTPGMDRAMRGADDGRPLGWWPRAQCTYLGDHFGPKAFGHTGFTGTSLVIDPDADRWFVLLTNRVHPSREPRGFDVVRTAFHETAGGAAP encoded by the coding sequence ATGCCGGTCGACCTGATCGGACGCGACGTGCAGGACCTGTTGGGTCGGGCGCGGGGCGACGGCCAGTTCAGTGGCGCCGCCTGGGCCGTCGGCACGAGCGCCGGCGTGCAGCGCAGCGGCGAGGTGGGCACCTTCGCCCGCGACGAACATCGGCCGATCGGGCCCGACGCCCTGTTCGACCTGGCCTCGGTCACCAAGCCGATCGTGGGCCTCGCTCTGCTGAGACTGGTCGATCGCGGCGCGCTGGACCTCGATGCGACGGTGGGGGAGGTGCTCGAGGACTGGCCCGAGGGCCCGATGGCCCACGCCGACCTGCGGTCTCTGCTCACCCACACCTCGGGCGCCCCGGGACCCACCCCGCTGTGGCGGGAGCACGAAGGCCGCGCCGCGCTGCTGCAGGCGCTCGCTGAGCTGGAGTTCACCGCTTCCGGCAGCTGGCGCTACTCCTCGATGGGATTCATCGTTCTCGGACTCGTCGCGGAGCGTGTCGCCGGGATGTCCCTGGATCAGCTCGTGGCCCGGGAGATTACGGAACCGTTCGGTATGACGAGCACTGGCTACGGCCCGGTGCCCGCGGACCGCGCCGTCGCGACCGAGGACTGCCCCTGGCGCGGACATGTGGTGCGTGGCGAGGTGCACGACGAGAACGCCGTGGTGCTCGGCGGCATCGCCGGTCACGCGGGTCTGTTCGGCACCGCCGGAGACCTGGGCCTCCTCGGTGCTGGGCTGCTGCGCGGAGACCTGTTCACCCCGGGCATGGACCGGGCGATGCGGGGCGCTGATGACGGTCGCCCGCTCGGCTGGTGGCCGCGGGCGCAGTGCACCTACCTCGGAGACCATTTCGGCCCGAAGGCGTTCGGCCACACCGGGTTCACCGGGACCAGCCTGGTGATCGATCCCGATGCGGATCGCTGGTTCGTGCTGCTCACCAATCGCGTGCACCCCTCTCGGGAACCGCGGGGGTTCGACGTCGTGCGAACGGCGTTCCATGAGACCGCCGGCGGTGCCGCCCCCTGA